The following coding sequences lie in one Candidatus Binataceae bacterium genomic window:
- a CDS encoding lactate racemase domain-containing protein: MARPRSPISELNPNELRHEVEARRDLVVTLTGRSEPRLIAYGDDFLLAKLPAGTRVVYPPPPLDELPDPDLAIRYALLHPENADPLFAQLNPNMRVTIALDDISLPLPPMQRPDLRQRMLTIVLQTLADYGVDDVHLIVATSLHRRMTEAEVRRMVGDRIFRAYWPDRLYNFDAENRAELVMLGKTDHQEEVWLSKRAAESDLLIYLNLNLVPMDGGHKSVAVGLAPYQSLRHHHNPATLRDSHSYMDPTRSGLHRSADRMGRIVNRNVNVFAIETAINNRMYGGLLDFLHKNEDRFNDWDRARLGTLQWTQRNLGQSLRREALRRYAAPYGLTGVWAGETETVHHKALARVFQQYAVPVKGQSDILIVGVPYICPYNVNSIMNPILVQCTGLGYLFNMYRNKPLVRPGGTLIICHPLRDEFHPEHHPSYIEFFHRCLAETNDSQELERRFEAEFAHNPTYTHMYRYGNAYHGVHPFYMWYWGEPGRQHVGRIIAAGCEQPEVATRMGWEAAESLEMAIAMATADAGSSASITYLHLPPLVIADVE, translated from the coding sequence ATGGCGCGTCCCCGCTCCCCGATTAGTGAACTTAACCCCAATGAGCTGCGCCACGAGGTCGAAGCGCGGCGCGATCTGGTTGTTACCCTCACGGGCCGGTCCGAACCCCGCTTGATCGCCTACGGCGACGATTTCCTGCTGGCTAAGCTACCGGCAGGGACCCGGGTAGTCTATCCGCCACCCCCCTTGGACGAACTGCCCGACCCCGACCTAGCGATCCGTTATGCTTTGCTTCATCCCGAAAATGCCGACCCGCTGTTTGCCCAGCTTAACCCCAATATGCGGGTAACGATCGCCTTGGACGATATCAGTTTGCCGCTGCCCCCGATGCAGCGGCCCGATCTGCGCCAGCGGATGCTCACCATCGTGTTGCAGACTTTGGCCGATTACGGTGTAGACGACGTGCATCTGATAGTCGCCACCTCGCTCCATCGACGAATGACGGAGGCCGAGGTGCGGCGGATGGTCGGCGATCGGATTTTTCGCGCCTACTGGCCCGATCGGCTTTACAATTTCGATGCCGAAAACCGCGCCGAGCTGGTGATGCTGGGCAAGACCGATCACCAGGAAGAGGTGTGGTTATCCAAGCGTGCGGCAGAATCAGATCTGTTGATTTATCTCAACCTCAATCTAGTTCCGATGGACGGTGGCCACAAGTCGGTCGCGGTTGGCTTGGCGCCCTACCAGAGCCTGCGCCATCATCACAATCCCGCCACCCTGCGCGACAGCCACTCCTACATGGATCCGACCCGCTCCGGACTACATCGCAGCGCCGATCGGATGGGGCGCATCGTCAACCGCAATGTCAACGTCTTTGCGATCGAGACCGCGATCAACAATCGGATGTACGGCGGGCTGCTCGATTTTCTCCATAAGAACGAAGATCGCTTCAATGATTGGGACCGCGCCCGCTTGGGGACTTTGCAATGGACCCAGCGCAACCTGGGCCAGAGTTTGCGGCGCGAGGCGCTCCGGCGCTATGCCGCGCCGTACGGCCTGACCGGAGTGTGGGCGGGCGAGACGGAGACGGTTCACCATAAGGCGCTGGCGCGCGTCTTTCAGCAGTATGCGGTGCCGGTTAAGGGGCAGTCGGACATTTTAATCGTGGGCGTGCCCTACATCTGTCCTTACAACGTCAACTCGATCATGAATCCGATTTTGGTCCAGTGCACGGGGTTGGGGTACCTCTTCAATATGTACCGCAACAAGCCGTTGGTGCGGCCGGGCGGTACCCTCATCATTTGCCATCCGTTGCGTGACGAGTTCCATCCCGAGCATCATCCCAGCTACATCGAATTCTTTCATCGATGTCTGGCCGAGACCAACGACTCGCAGGAATTGGAGCGGCGTTTCGAGGCCGAATTCGCACACAATCCGACTTATACTCATATGTATCGCTACGGCAACGCCTACCACGGCGTGCATCCCTTCTACATGTGGTATTGGGGCGAGCCTGGACGCCAGCACGTGGGTCGGATAATCGCGGCCGGCTGTGAGCAGCCCGAGGTCGCAACGCGGATGGGGTGGGAAGCGGCGGAGAGTTTGGAGATGGCGATCGCGATGGCGACCGCCGATGCCGGCAGCTCCGCCTCCATTACATATTTGCATTTGCCGCCACTGGTTATCGCCGATGTCGAATAA
- a CDS encoding AMP-binding protein, whose translation MSNKPPLNHPKLSLPLAEILAGRCLLLTGATGFLGKTFLYVLLRHHPEIARVYLLVRGDRRAATTRYQREILQSAVMEPLRRELGEGFEAYLGQRIAVLPGDISQPGLLNADSPSPEHLDVVVHCAGLVNFEASLEKALVANTLGVANVIEFCRHHGAAMLHVSTCYSAGEADGQRYEDDLPSNWSPRGALDVAREIQDARAAIERIERASREQATVVAAELGEEGAGAGEGARKRWIEERLKAEGLARSLKWGWPNTYSYTKSLGEQLVLAAREAIAVSVVRPAVIESALADPFPGWNQGVNTSAPLTYLSGEGFRFYPARPDLVLDVIPVDMVAHAMVPILAALLQRTQAPIYQLGTSDCNPLTMRRLVELTALGNREHQRDGNGTMGRLAPHLEAVVVSKRAYDLVSHTAPELLKGALSLWHGAVGARQRRASQLEQKLDRVFEQIDIARAMVEVYRPYIQDLTYTFHSRNVRQLYGRLEPADAARHPYRPEAIDWLSYWTRVHLPGLRRHIFPQLELHTRGRKRAPRRHRNLLELLDRSAERFAGTALEAHRAGATQTTLNYRELRDRAARAGMLLAGRGVGPGDRVLLISENSPDWVMGFFAILNAGAIAVPLDPQITPAELAAICRIAEPGAALLSEASRGRLAVPLGELSPSPTVIGLEELGRPFLLRGAPAEKVAPERKTPAAIFFTSGSTGAPKGVVLTHGNLCAEVSMLARVFVLSPEDTVLSLLPLHHTFEFTCGMLLPLNSGARVVYPLGVDAASLASTLAQVRPTAVIGVPALWQAIHRRIVEEVEGRGVFFQAAFEQMLAFNRRLTADFGLNLGAWLFRSAHQALGGRLRLLVSGGAALPMRVAEFFNDLGLRLLEGYGMTEASPVLSVAHPDEPPRPGSVGQPLAGVEVKLAGATENGVGEIIARGPNIMAGYYRDPVATQAALREGWLHTGDLGRFDEDGRLYIVGRAKDVIVDAGGNNIYIDEIEEAYSHSPYIKEMAVVGLKTPGGEQVAALVVPAYARGQSRRTVQEQLNAHFSKVAATLSAHKRIRILRFIDSELPRTRTRKVKRAEVAQLLDRMIAHGADTHSPQVDVEPWLVEAIAQIAGNAVRLSASTRLVEDLGLDSLALAELGEQVAQRTERELTPEELANLRTVEDLQKAITSGTSRPRLPSYAQLAEPYTAGLPQPLRAWSVRAADGLENALLSRWLKPRVMGRGNIPANRNLLVIANHCSHVDFAIVRWALGTMGERLVVLAARDYFFNTPARRFIAHNFTPLIPFDRERAQLESLDQALAQLASGRSVLMFPEGTRSPDGSLQEFKSGAGYLALRSRCDVLPVYLEGTFDVLGKGRLLPRYHPVQVRIGAPIGHQELRALTTRADGAGAYRSAADFMRQAIVSLGQGRARPRAELPAAPLALPAPPSRRRARLRQS comes from the coding sequence ATGTCGAATAAGCCACCGCTCAACCATCCCAAACTCAGCTTGCCGCTGGCCGAGATTCTTGCCGGCCGCTGCTTGCTGCTCACGGGTGCCACTGGGTTTTTGGGCAAAACTTTTCTCTACGTCCTGTTGCGCCACCATCCTGAAATCGCGCGTGTCTACCTGTTGGTGCGCGGCGATCGGCGCGCGGCCACTACTCGCTATCAGCGTGAAATCTTGCAATCTGCCGTGATGGAGCCGCTGCGCCGCGAGTTGGGCGAGGGCTTTGAAGCCTACCTCGGCCAGCGTATCGCTGTACTGCCCGGCGATATTTCCCAACCCGGACTGCTCAACGCCGACAGCCCCTCGCCCGAGCACCTGGACGTAGTCGTCCATTGCGCAGGATTAGTCAATTTCGAAGCTTCCCTGGAAAAGGCCCTGGTTGCCAATACCTTGGGCGTGGCCAATGTGATCGAGTTTTGCCGCCATCACGGCGCCGCGATGCTCCACGTCTCGACCTGCTATTCGGCTGGCGAGGCCGACGGCCAGCGTTACGAAGACGATCTGCCCAGCAATTGGTCGCCGCGCGGTGCGTTGGATGTCGCCCGCGAGATCCAGGATGCCCGCGCCGCTATTGAGCGTATCGAGCGAGCCTCGCGCGAGCAGGCCACTGTGGTCGCGGCCGAGCTGGGCGAAGAGGGTGCCGGCGCAGGGGAGGGGGCGCGCAAGCGCTGGATCGAGGAGCGGCTTAAGGCAGAAGGGTTGGCGCGCTCGCTCAAATGGGGCTGGCCCAATACTTACAGCTACACCAAGAGCTTGGGCGAACAACTCGTGCTGGCTGCGCGTGAGGCAATCGCGGTTAGCGTGGTGCGGCCGGCTGTGATCGAAAGCGCCCTGGCCGATCCCTTTCCCGGCTGGAATCAGGGCGTCAATACCAGCGCTCCACTGACTTACCTCTCTGGCGAGGGGTTTCGATTCTATCCGGCGCGACCCGATCTGGTGCTCGACGTCATCCCGGTGGACATGGTGGCACATGCAATGGTGCCGATTCTGGCCGCGCTGCTGCAGCGTACGCAGGCGCCCATCTACCAATTGGGCACCTCCGATTGCAACCCGCTCACCATGCGCCGCCTGGTCGAGCTGACCGCGCTGGGTAATCGCGAGCATCAACGCGACGGCAACGGCACGATGGGCCGCTTGGCGCCTCATCTGGAGGCAGTGGTGGTTTCCAAGCGCGCCTACGATCTGGTCAGCCATACCGCGCCCGAACTGCTCAAGGGTGCGCTGAGCCTGTGGCATGGAGCTGTGGGAGCCCGGCAGCGGCGCGCCAGCCAGTTGGAGCAGAAGCTAGATCGGGTCTTCGAGCAAATCGATATCGCGCGCGCGATGGTCGAGGTTTATCGCCCCTATATCCAGGATCTCACCTACACCTTTCATTCCCGCAACGTGCGCCAGCTCTATGGCCGTCTGGAGCCCGCCGACGCCGCGCGCCATCCCTATCGACCCGAGGCGATCGATTGGCTGAGCTACTGGACCCGGGTGCATCTGCCCGGCCTGCGCCGCCATATTTTCCCCCAACTGGAGCTGCATACCCGCGGCCGCAAACGCGCGCCGCGCCGCCATCGCAATCTGCTGGAACTGCTCGATCGCTCCGCCGAGCGTTTCGCGGGCACCGCTTTGGAGGCCCATCGCGCTGGCGCAACCCAGACCACGCTGAATTACCGCGAATTGCGTGACCGCGCTGCCCGCGCTGGGATGTTGCTGGCTGGTCGCGGCGTTGGCCCGGGCGATCGCGTGCTGCTCATCAGCGAAAATTCCCCCGACTGGGTAATGGGCTTCTTCGCTATTCTCAATGCCGGCGCCATTGCCGTGCCGTTGGATCCGCAAATTACTCCGGCGGAACTTGCCGCCATCTGCCGTATCGCGGAGCCCGGCGCTGCGCTGCTGTCCGAAGCCTCCCGCGGCCGCCTGGCAGTACCGCTGGGTGAGCTGTCGCCCAGTCCTACCGTCATCGGTTTGGAGGAGCTGGGGCGGCCGTTTTTGCTGCGCGGCGCGCCTGCGGAGAAGGTTGCCCCCGAGCGCAAAACTCCGGCCGCGATTTTTTTCACTTCTGGTAGCACCGGCGCGCCCAAGGGGGTGGTCCTGACTCACGGTAATCTGTGCGCCGAGGTCTCGATGCTGGCGCGGGTGTTCGTGCTCTCGCCTGAAGACACGGTGCTGTCTCTTTTGCCGCTCCATCACACCTTCGAATTTACCTGCGGCATGTTGCTGCCACTTAACAGCGGCGCACGGGTGGTTTACCCGCTGGGGGTGGATGCCGCCAGCTTGGCCAGTACGTTGGCGCAGGTCAGGCCTACCGCCGTCATCGGCGTGCCCGCGCTCTGGCAGGCGATCCATCGGCGGATTGTCGAGGAGGTCGAGGGTCGCGGCGTCTTTTTTCAGGCCGCCTTCGAGCAGATGCTCGCTTTCAATCGTCGGCTGACCGCTGATTTTGGCCTCAACTTGGGGGCCTGGTTGTTTCGCTCTGCCCATCAGGCGCTGGGTGGGCGGTTGCGTCTTCTGGTCAGCGGGGGCGCCGCCCTGCCGATGAGGGTGGCCGAGTTCTTTAACGACCTTGGCCTGCGCTTGCTGGAGGGTTACGGGATGACCGAAGCCAGCCCTGTGCTCAGCGTGGCCCATCCCGATGAGCCGCCACGGCCTGGCTCCGTGGGTCAGCCTTTGGCCGGCGTTGAGGTTAAGCTGGCTGGGGCAACCGAGAACGGCGTGGGCGAAATCATCGCGCGCGGGCCCAATATCATGGCGGGCTATTATCGCGATCCGGTTGCCACTCAGGCCGCCTTGCGCGAGGGCTGGCTGCACACCGGCGACTTGGGGCGTTTCGATGAGGACGGCCGGCTTTACATTGTCGGCCGCGCCAAAGACGTCATCGTCGATGCCGGCGGCAACAATATTTATATCGATGAAATCGAAGAGGCTTATAGCCATTCGCCCTATATCAAGGAGATGGCGGTGGTCGGCCTCAAGACTCCCGGCGGAGAGCAGGTCGCGGCCCTGGTGGTTCCGGCCTATGCCCGCGGTCAGAGCCGGCGTACGGTTCAAGAGCAGCTTAACGCTCATTTCAGCAAAGTGGCAGCGACGCTCAGCGCGCATAAGCGCATCCGTATCCTACGCTTCATCGACAGTGAGCTGCCGCGTACTCGCACCCGCAAAGTCAAGCGCGCCGAGGTCGCCCAACTGCTGGATCGGATGATCGCACATGGCGCCGATACTCACAGCCCTCAGGTCGACGTTGAACCCTGGTTGGTTGAAGCCATCGCCCAGATTGCGGGGAACGCGGTACGACTGAGCGCCAGCACGCGATTGGTTGAGGATCTGGGGCTGGATTCGCTGGCGCTGGCCGAACTCGGCGAGCAGGTGGCGCAGCGTACCGAGCGCGAGCTAACGCCCGAGGAGCTGGCGAATCTGCGCACGGTGGAGGATTTGCAAAAAGCCATCACCAGTGGCACCTCCCGTCCGCGGCTACCCTCTTATGCGCAACTAGCCGAGCCCTATACGGCCGGTTTGCCTCAGCCGTTGCGCGCCTGGAGCGTGCGAGCGGCCGACGGTTTGGAGAACGCGTTATTAAGCAGGTGGCTGAAGCCGCGTGTGATGGGGCGTGGCAATATCCCCGCCAATCGCAACCTGCTGGTTATCGCCAACCACTGTAGCCATGTCGATTTCGCGATCGTGCGCTGGGCCTTAGGCACCATGGGTGAACGGCTGGTGGTGCTGGCCGCGCGCGACTATTTTTTTAATACCCCCGCGCGTCGTTTCATTGCTCACAATTTCACCCCATTGATTCCCTTCGACCGCGAACGGGCCCAGCTCGAATCTCTCGACCAGGCGCTGGCCCAACTGGCGTCTGGCCGCAGTGTTCTGATGTTCCCCGAAGGTACGCGCTCGCCTGACGGCAGCTTGCAGGAGTTCAAAAGCGGCGCGGGTTATTTGGCGCTGCGCAGCCGATGCGATGTGCTGCCGGTCTACCTGGAGGGCACCTTCGATGTGCTCGGCAAGGGACGCCTCTTACCGCGCTACCATCCGGTGCAGGTGCGGATCGGGGCGCCGATTGGGCATCAGGAGTTGCGCGCTTTGACCACGCGAGCCGATGGCGCAGGGGCCTATCGTTCGGCCGCTGACTTCATGCGTCAGGCGATCGTCAGTCTCGGACAAGGGCGAGCCCGCCCGCGCGCGGAATTGCCTGCCGCGCCCCTGGCGCTTCCCGCACCGCCCTCGCGCCGGCGGGCGCGCCTGCGCCAATCCTGA
- the ggt gene encoding gamma-glutamyltransferase — protein sequence MRRITLLVGLTLCVTFFGALHAYGAFVAHQGMVAAEHPLAAQAGLKILEAGGNAIDAACATALAVGVTNPSSCGIGGGGFMLIYLARTGKVYALDYRERAPLAEKQSLYMRDGHPDEQLLRRGPLAVGTPGEVAGLASALRRFGTMKFQQVAAPAVALARDGFPCAPHLAAEIARTAPALAQEPGLKAVFLHPDGSPRKVGDPIVERELAATLLALGNDPEREFYRGSIARQIVAYLHSKGGPTTMTDMRDYRAIWRIPVMRPYHGYDVYSMPPESSGGGELLEALEILAPGDAAGLGLNSPAYLARLIETMRQIFLDRASYYGDPAFVHVPLDYLLSPQHIDAIRKQAFSHHGVQLPPIPRDHGTSHLCVVDREGNVVSLTTTINTAFGSKLMVPKIGIVLNNEMDDFSVAPGVANIYGLLSKGPNSIQPGKRPVSSMSPTIVTKAGKPVLTLGGSGGPTIVTANLQVLLDILDFHLDPEQALATPRIHEQANPPTVVVEQAIPVATQNALRQMGYKLRVVHQIGSVTAIQITPGGLMGASDPRKGGAAAGY from the coding sequence ATGCGCCGGATAACTCTGCTCGTTGGACTCACGCTTTGCGTTACTTTTTTCGGGGCATTACACGCCTACGGCGCCTTCGTAGCCCATCAGGGCATGGTCGCCGCCGAGCACCCACTGGCTGCACAGGCCGGGCTTAAGATTTTGGAGGCAGGTGGCAATGCGATCGACGCGGCCTGCGCCACCGCGTTGGCGGTTGGGGTAACCAATCCTTCCTCATGCGGAATCGGCGGCGGCGGTTTCATGCTCATCTACTTGGCGCGGACCGGCAAGGTTTACGCGCTGGATTATCGCGAACGGGCACCGTTGGCCGAAAAACAATCGCTGTACATGCGCGACGGCCATCCCGACGAGCAATTGCTGCGACGCGGCCCGCTGGCGGTGGGTACTCCGGGCGAGGTCGCGGGTTTGGCCAGCGCGCTCAGGCGCTTTGGGACAATGAAGTTCCAACAGGTCGCCGCCCCTGCAGTAGCACTGGCGCGCGACGGTTTTCCCTGCGCCCCTCATCTGGCGGCCGAAATCGCCCGCACCGCACCAGCGCTGGCGCAAGAGCCGGGCCTCAAGGCTGTCTTTCTCCATCCCGATGGATCGCCGCGCAAGGTGGGCGACCCCATCGTCGAGCGCGAACTGGCCGCCACCCTCTTGGCGCTGGGCAACGACCCCGAGCGGGAGTTCTATCGCGGCTCAATCGCGCGCCAGATTGTCGCCTACCTGCATAGCAAGGGCGGGCCCACCACGATGACCGACATGCGCGACTACCGGGCGATATGGCGAATCCCGGTGATGCGCCCCTATCATGGCTACGACGTTTATTCGATGCCGCCAGAGAGCTCGGGCGGCGGCGAGCTACTCGAAGCGCTGGAAATCCTGGCCCCGGGCGACGCTGCGGGGTTGGGATTGAACTCACCCGCTTATCTGGCTCGGCTGATTGAAACGATGCGCCAGATTTTCCTGGATCGCGCCTCTTACTATGGCGATCCCGCCTTCGTACACGTCCCGCTCGATTACCTGCTCTCGCCCCAGCATATCGACGCGATTCGAAAGCAAGCCTTCAGTCATCACGGGGTGCAGCTCCCGCCGATCCCGCGCGACCACGGCACCTCCCATCTGTGCGTAGTAGATCGCGAGGGCAACGTGGTCTCGCTCACCACCACCATCAATACCGCGTTCGGCTCTAAGCTGATGGTGCCCAAGATCGGCATCGTGCTGAACAACGAGATGGATGATTTCTCGGTCGCGCCAGGCGTGGCCAATATCTACGGTCTACTGAGCAAGGGGCCCAATTCCATCCAGCCGGGCAAGCGGCCGGTTTCCAGTATGTCGCCAACGATCGTAACTAAGGCGGGTAAACCGGTCCTGACCCTGGGCGGCTCTGGCGGTCCAACTATCGTCACCGCCAACTTGCAAGTGCTGCTCGACATACTGGATTTCCATCTCGATCCCGAGCAGGCGCTGGCCACCCCTCGGATCCACGAGCAGGCCAATCCGCCCACGGTAGTAGTCGAGCAGGCCATCCCGGTCGCGACCCAGAATGCCTTGCGCCAGATGGGCTACAAGCTGCGCGTAGTGCATCAAATCGGCTCGGTGACCGCGATCCAGATCACGCCAGGCGGGCTGATGGGCGCCTCCGATCCGCGCAAGGGCGGCGCGGCGGCCGGCTATTAG
- a CDS encoding aldo/keto reductase, with protein sequence MERAILGKTALEVSRLGFGCGAVGGLMVRGEARAQIRAIERALELGVTYFDTAPLYGNGESEKNLGRALATLKAEVLVGTKVRLRGVDLARIPQAITASLEASLKRLGREQVDLLQLHNAIGEAELSVEQVLGEVLPAMERLRTQGKTRFCGITATGESAALHQVIDSGAIDTAQVVFNLLNPSAGREMKVAAPARNYRNLLAHASRAGVGTINIRVLAGGALAGTTQRHPLGSPSVEPIGTGADYRADVEQAARLMSLVEEGLTDSLIEASLRLAVAQREIATILVGYSTLEQLEYAAACVAKGPLPPAALERLAALSGWTQA encoded by the coding sequence ATGGAGCGAGCAATCCTGGGCAAAACCGCTCTTGAAGTATCTCGGCTGGGTTTTGGTTGCGGCGCGGTAGGCGGTCTGATGGTACGGGGAGAAGCCCGCGCTCAAATTCGCGCAATTGAACGAGCTTTGGAGCTGGGCGTCACTTACTTCGACACCGCGCCACTCTACGGCAACGGCGAGTCGGAGAAGAATCTGGGCCGCGCGCTGGCCACCCTCAAGGCCGAGGTGCTGGTGGGAACCAAGGTGCGGCTGCGAGGAGTCGACTTAGCGCGCATCCCACAGGCGATTACAGCGTCATTGGAGGCAAGCCTCAAGCGGCTGGGGCGCGAGCAGGTGGATCTGCTGCAGCTGCACAACGCAATCGGGGAGGCGGAACTGAGCGTCGAGCAGGTGCTGGGGGAAGTACTGCCGGCGATGGAACGGCTGCGGACCCAAGGAAAGACCCGTTTTTGCGGAATTACGGCGACGGGCGAGAGCGCGGCGCTGCACCAAGTGATCGACAGCGGCGCTATCGATACCGCTCAGGTCGTCTTCAACCTGCTAAACCCCAGCGCCGGACGCGAGATGAAAGTCGCCGCGCCAGCCCGCAACTACCGCAACCTTCTGGCTCATGCCAGCCGAGCCGGGGTCGGCACGATCAATATCCGAGTACTGGCCGGCGGCGCGCTGGCCGGGACCACCCAGCGCCATCCGCTAGGCTCGCCCTCGGTCGAACCGATTGGCACCGGCGCCGACTACCGCGCTGACGTCGAGCAGGCCGCACGCTTGATGTCATTGGTGGAGGAAGGGCTTACCGACAGCCTCATTGAGGCCTCGCTGCGCCTGGCGGTAGCACAGCGCGAGATCGCCACCATCTTGGTAGGTTACTCCACGCTGGAGCAGCTCGAATACGCTGCCGCCTGCGTGGCCAAGGGCCCGCTACCCCCAGCTGCATTGGAGCGCTTGGCCGCGCTGTCGGGCTGGACGCAAGCCTAG
- a CDS encoding SDR family oxidoreductase produces the protein MPLKDKVVLITGAARGMGREYVRAFVKQGAKVIATDLSWVPSGLTGDDVNFFAEIKDHPDVMAESMDITIDWHIKRVFKAAMARFGTIDVIINNAGLRARDLYPDRGGQITIMETEVGEWQKMFDTHVFGSLRVIKNFAQPMMEKRSGSIINVGTSRPINPDGNTREGPYPMAKAALYQMSMYLANELRPYNIAVNVLMPSATRSTGSDEQVQIRRAAGGALPRRLRPDSVVPLALYFAEQDASGVSGQGISAIEFNQKHELGGFETWAWEEDLRALEAAGQLSKK, from the coding sequence ATGCCGCTCAAGGATAAGGTGGTACTAATTACCGGCGCCGCGCGCGGGATGGGACGCGAATATGTGCGCGCGTTTGTTAAGCAAGGGGCCAAGGTCATCGCCACTGATTTGTCCTGGGTGCCCAGCGGTTTGACCGGCGACGACGTGAATTTTTTTGCGGAAATCAAGGACCACCCCGATGTGATGGCGGAATCGATGGACATCACCATCGATTGGCATATCAAGCGGGTGTTCAAGGCCGCGATGGCACGCTTTGGCACCATCGACGTTATCATCAACAACGCTGGTTTGCGCGCGCGCGATCTCTATCCCGACCGTGGCGGCCAGATAACCATCATGGAAACCGAAGTCGGTGAGTGGCAAAAGATGTTCGACACTCATGTCTTCGGCAGCCTGCGCGTAATCAAGAACTTCGCTCAGCCGATGATGGAAAAGCGCTCGGGCAGCATCATCAACGTCGGCACCAGTCGGCCTATCAATCCCGATGGCAACACCCGCGAGGGACCCTATCCGATGGCGAAGGCGGCGCTTTACCAGATGTCGATGTACCTGGCCAATGAGCTGCGACCTTATAACATCGCGGTCAACGTGCTGATGCCCAGCGCGACGCGCAGCACGGGCTCCGACGAGCAGGTGCAGATTCGCCGCGCCGCTGGCGGAGCGCTGCCGCGCCGATTGCGGCCCGATTCCGTGGTCCCATTGGCGCTGTATTTCGCCGAGCAGGATGCTAGCGGGGTGAGCGGTCAGGGAATCTCGGCTATCGAGTTCAATCAGAAGCACGAACTGGGCGGCTTCGAGACCTGGGCTTGGGAGGAGGACCTGCGGGCGCTCGAGGCTGCGGGTCAGTTGTCCAAGAAATAA
- a CDS encoding BamA/TamA family outer membrane protein: MEGTGRAAVFSLTNPNSWPFIPVPEVATDPFAGTTLGLMPVILKIGANQQITSIIAPDLSYNTIMGVGGNLRYLAYPSADTQWFALAGGAQQVEGSTEVDWATGLQRNRWWTLEVHLRFQQDPTFRFFGLGNHSSYRKQSNYSLQQMYADAMFGVNLTRHLQLALREWPRRVRIYHGALPSLPYIDDLFPEARGVNGGSEMLNQLLLTYDTRNSLNVPTTGGLVALFGGLVDRSFMSSSSYSIFTADLRRYLALNNRVILAGQIYARYMPSGDAAPFWAMSWMGGDAPGESSLLGIPISDEQTWRGSGPGRFIDNDMFLMNLEVRIRTFSAELFGTNGIVELAPFMDIGRVYHYVTSNPFSQMHPAGGLGFRAVVLPYVVGYVDMGYGQDGIAVFSGINYPF; the protein is encoded by the coding sequence ATGGAAGGGACGGGACGCGCAGCTGTGTTTTCGCTGACCAATCCCAATTCCTGGCCGTTCATCCCGGTGCCCGAGGTCGCCACTGATCCGTTTGCCGGTACCACGCTGGGCTTGATGCCGGTAATTCTCAAGATCGGAGCCAACCAACAAATTACCAGCATCATCGCGCCCGACCTCAGCTACAACACGATCATGGGCGTGGGTGGCAATCTCCGCTACCTGGCCTATCCCTCGGCCGATACTCAGTGGTTTGCGCTCGCAGGCGGCGCACAGCAGGTGGAGGGCTCGACTGAAGTGGATTGGGCAACCGGACTGCAGCGCAATCGATGGTGGACGCTGGAGGTCCATTTGCGCTTCCAGCAGGATCCCACCTTTCGTTTCTTCGGGCTGGGCAACCATTCGTCCTACCGCAAGCAGAGCAACTACAGTCTGCAGCAGATGTATGCCGACGCCATGTTCGGCGTGAACCTCACTCGCCATCTCCAACTTGCACTGCGGGAGTGGCCGCGCAGAGTTCGGATCTACCATGGTGCGCTGCCCTCGCTGCCCTATATCGATGACCTTTTTCCCGAGGCCAGGGGCGTAAATGGAGGAAGCGAGATGCTCAATCAGCTACTTCTGACCTACGACACCCGCAATTCACTCAACGTGCCCACCACGGGCGGCCTGGTGGCGTTGTTCGGCGGGTTGGTCGATCGCAGCTTTATGAGTTCTTCCTCATACTCCATCTTTACCGCCGACCTCAGGCGCTACCTGGCCTTGAATAACCGGGTGATACTGGCAGGCCAGATCTATGCCCGCTACATGCCCAGCGGTGACGCGGCGCCGTTTTGGGCGATGAGCTGGATGGGTGGCGATGCTCCGGGAGAAAGCAGTTTGCTGGGGATTCCGATCAGTGATGAACAGACCTGGCGCGGTTCGGGCCCGGGCCGCTTTATCGACAACGACATGTTTCTAATGAATCTGGAGGTGCGCATCCGAACCTTTAGCGCCGAACTATTCGGCACCAATGGAATTGTCGAGCTCGCCCCCTTTATGGACATCGGACGGGTCTATCATTACGTAACGTCCAATCCGTTCTCGCAGATGCATCCGGCGGGCGGGCTGGGCTTTCGTGCCGTCGTTTTGCCCTACGTCGTTGGCTATGTTGATATGGGGTACGGGCAGGATGGTATTGCGGTCTTTTCGGGTATCAATTACCCGTTTTGA